In the Candidatus Baltobacteraceae bacterium genome, one interval contains:
- a CDS encoding rhodanese-like domain-containing protein: protein MYFQQFFLSCLAHASYFIGSDGVAAVVDPQRDVEIYLREAEEHGFKICYVIETHLHADFVSGHQELAARTGAQIYLGARAHATFPHVDVHEGDELLVGNCRLAFLETPGHTLESISIVVQDELAKPAMVLTGDTLFIGDVGRPDLGGDPKDLAAMLYDSLHGKLMKLPDDVAVFPAHGAGSLCGRAMSTDRSSTIGRERQTNYALQAPDKASFVELLTSELPDRPGYFATDVELNRKGATPLDQLQAPQPLSPQDVRARHEAGAIVLDTRDEDAYGAGHVPGSISISLDGQFAVWAGTIVGLENDVIVVAEDEERVRESQLRLARVGIDRATAFLSGGMKAWKAANMPVASVALLDPPEFASAIKKPDVQVVDVRRPAEWSSGHLSSAVHMPLNRLIGTMRDLDPNRPIAVHCKSGYRSSIAVSLLQREGFSDVVHMRGGWDAWQETGL, encoded by the coding sequence GTGTATTTTCAACAGTTTTTTCTAAGCTGTCTTGCGCATGCATCGTATTTCATCGGTTCCGACGGCGTCGCAGCCGTCGTCGATCCTCAACGCGACGTCGAAATCTATCTGCGCGAAGCCGAAGAACACGGATTCAAGATCTGCTACGTGATCGAGACGCACCTACACGCCGACTTCGTAAGCGGACATCAAGAGCTGGCCGCACGCACGGGCGCACAAATCTATCTCGGCGCCCGTGCCCACGCGACGTTTCCGCACGTCGATGTACATGAAGGCGACGAGCTGCTTGTCGGCAATTGCCGCCTTGCGTTTCTCGAGACGCCGGGACACACGCTGGAAAGCATCAGCATCGTCGTCCAAGACGAATTGGCAAAGCCGGCGATGGTACTCACCGGCGACACGCTGTTTATCGGCGACGTCGGCCGTCCGGATTTGGGTGGCGATCCCAAAGACCTCGCCGCAATGTTGTATGACAGCCTGCACGGCAAGCTCATGAAGCTTCCGGACGACGTTGCGGTATTTCCCGCGCACGGCGCGGGTTCGCTGTGCGGTCGCGCGATGAGCACCGATCGCAGCTCGACGATCGGTCGCGAACGTCAGACGAATTATGCGCTGCAAGCTCCCGACAAAGCGTCGTTTGTCGAACTATTGACCTCCGAGCTCCCCGACCGTCCCGGTTATTTTGCGACGGACGTCGAGCTGAATCGCAAAGGCGCAACGCCGCTCGATCAGCTGCAAGCACCTCAGCCGCTCTCACCGCAGGACGTTCGCGCACGGCACGAAGCCGGCGCCATCGTCCTGGACACACGCGATGAAGACGCGTACGGCGCGGGGCACGTTCCGGGTTCGATCAGCATCAGCCTCGATGGACAGTTTGCCGTATGGGCCGGCACAATCGTTGGACTCGAGAACGACGTCATCGTCGTGGCCGAAGACGAAGAGCGCGTGCGCGAATCGCAATTGCGATTAGCGCGCGTCGGCATCGACCGCGCGACGGCATTTTTGTCGGGCGGCATGAAAGCCTGGAAAGCGGCGAACATGCCGGTCGCGTCGGTGGCACTCCTCGATCCGCCGGAGTTCGCATCCGCCATCAAGAAGCCGGACGTGCAGGTCGTCGACGTACGGCGGCCGGCCGAATGGTCGTCGGGCCATCTTTCAAGCGCCGTGCACATGCCGCTCAACCGGCTGATCGGAACCATGCGCGACCTCGATCCGAACCGTCCGATCGCCGTACACTGCAAGAGCGGTTATCGCAGCTCGATCGCCGTCAGCTTGCTGCAGCGTGAAGGCTTTTCGGATGTCGTGCACATGCGCGGCGGCTGGGACGCTTGGCAGGAAACGGGGCTCTAG
- the denD gene encoding D-erythronate dehydrogenase, whose protein sequence is MNIVITGGNGFIGRRLVRRLLKRPELKRLVLFDVAVRGGIDDPRAEEIAGDVGDAATVARVIATGTTSIFHLGAVVSAGAEADFDLGMRVNLEGTRNVLEACRRLGTSPRLVFGSSEAVYGGALPAVIDDDTPLYPQTSYGAQKACGELLISDYSRKGFIDGRSLRFPTIVVRPEPNLAASTFTSTIIREPLSGRATDCPVSSDSVMTLMSVEKLLDCIELAHELPAAEFGTHRSLLLPAISASVSDIIEAVRRAGGAQAANRITIRPDPKIQRIVDTWPRAVFAQRATALGLTADASVDAIIASYLASLPSRA, encoded by the coding sequence GTGAATATCGTGATTACCGGCGGCAACGGCTTCATCGGCCGGCGTCTCGTCCGACGCCTCTTAAAGCGTCCTGAGCTAAAGCGGCTCGTCCTTTTCGACGTCGCCGTTCGAGGTGGCATCGACGACCCACGCGCTGAGGAAATCGCAGGCGACGTAGGTGATGCCGCGACCGTTGCACGCGTCATCGCAACCGGAACGACGAGCATCTTCCATCTCGGCGCGGTTGTCAGCGCAGGCGCCGAGGCCGATTTCGATCTCGGAATGCGCGTCAATCTCGAAGGCACACGTAACGTCCTTGAAGCCTGCCGGCGGCTCGGAACTTCACCGCGGCTGGTTTTCGGAAGCAGCGAAGCCGTTTACGGCGGCGCATTGCCGGCCGTGATCGACGACGACACACCGCTCTATCCGCAGACGTCGTACGGCGCGCAAAAAGCATGCGGCGAGCTCTTGATCAGCGACTACAGCCGTAAGGGCTTCATCGACGGGCGCTCGCTGCGATTCCCGACAATCGTCGTGCGGCCGGAACCGAACCTCGCGGCGTCGACCTTTACGTCGACGATCATCCGCGAACCGCTTTCGGGTCGCGCGACCGACTGTCCGGTGAGCAGCGATTCGGTGATGACGTTGATGTCGGTCGAAAAGCTGCTCGATTGCATCGAGCTTGCGCACGAGCTTCCCGCAGCGGAATTCGGAACGCACCGCTCACTCTTGCTGCCCGCAATTTCCGCATCGGTCAGCGACATCATCGAAGCGGTCCGGCGCGCGGGGGGAGCCCAAGCCGCCAACCGTATTACGATTCGTCCGGATCCGAAGATTCAGCGAATCGTCGACACGTGGCCGCGCGCAGTATTCGCGCAACGTGCGACCGCGCTCGGGCTCACAGCCGACGCGAGCGTCGATGCGATAATCGCATCGTATCTTGCCTCTTTGCCATCCCGAGCGTAG
- a CDS encoding S-layer homology domain-containing protein codes for MCTSPVFAQQATQDDSNGTAVAQSGNPFSDVPANSWAYQAVKALAADGLVEGYPNGKFEGNRPMTRYEMAVLINRAVDKMEAQIAAGQKQNAADIATLKKLVDAFGAELKAVQDHVAALDTKVAAIDAAERADSTLLKRQQFHLYTFLRAPGSYQDSVSAFNGPAASSTTNGMAINAPAGGAIVQGTRLVSNDSLGSPGGVAGQNASYTGSETYGTAYMVNRLLFTGDIDPNVSYIFRLENRYYMETPNYGAPAATIGNSGSAPFYCTSLAAQAAPLPASATTCPVGSDYPSNETFRLNIAQLTWHTPGGFYVQGGRLVQGDGGSDLGGQPVNLTYSDYFNGGLIGYAPTSGPLATLRIEGGYGVGQPSLQGNATHITQQQLWGQVSYDIMPKHLNIGAAWVSEIGNSETLWDPSAPMVYQASGNGFVKGAPVLSTITGTQVTGAYCGIQLAATLTTTGCPAFHGTNMTFGSVFLTYRMSDYLHVNVEGVHHFGNDPFTGATWSQPNGLWGVVTLGNNAGGKGTPWGDIGYIATGFNGESVEGGITSTTTYFPIYVGNPAGYQIVYGSLHYKIANNADIAIILQRHTILNGTAIPAGSSTCPGCYISGDTKNAIYLQTLFAF; via the coding sequence ATGTGCACGAGCCCCGTGTTCGCGCAACAGGCCACGCAAGACGACAGCAACGGCACGGCTGTTGCTCAAAGCGGTAATCCATTCTCAGACGTTCCGGCTAATAGCTGGGCGTACCAAGCCGTAAAGGCGCTCGCCGCCGACGGTCTTGTCGAAGGCTATCCGAATGGCAAGTTCGAGGGCAACCGCCCGATGACGCGCTATGAGATGGCCGTCCTGATCAATCGCGCCGTCGATAAGATGGAAGCACAAATCGCGGCTGGTCAGAAACAGAATGCAGCCGACATCGCGACGCTCAAAAAGCTCGTCGATGCCTTCGGTGCCGAGCTCAAGGCAGTGCAAGATCACGTAGCCGCGCTCGATACCAAGGTTGCAGCGATCGATGCCGCCGAGCGGGCGGATTCGACGCTGCTCAAGCGGCAACAATTCCACCTGTACACCTTCCTGCGCGCGCCTGGCTCGTATCAGGACTCGGTGTCGGCCTTCAACGGTCCGGCAGCTAGTTCGACGACGAACGGCATGGCGATCAACGCACCGGCCGGCGGTGCGATCGTTCAGGGAACGCGTCTCGTCAGCAACGACTCGCTCGGAAGCCCGGGCGGCGTCGCTGGACAAAACGCGTCGTATACCGGTTCGGAAACGTACGGTACGGCCTATATGGTCAACCGGTTGCTCTTCACGGGCGACATCGATCCGAACGTCAGCTACATCTTCCGTCTCGAAAATCGCTACTACATGGAAACGCCGAACTACGGCGCTCCGGCAGCGACGATCGGTAATTCGGGAAGCGCTCCGTTCTACTGCACGAGCCTCGCGGCTCAGGCCGCTCCGCTCCCTGCGAGCGCGACGACCTGTCCGGTTGGCTCGGACTATCCTTCGAATGAAACGTTCCGCCTCAACATCGCGCAGCTGACGTGGCACACGCCCGGCGGCTTCTACGTGCAGGGCGGACGTCTCGTCCAAGGCGACGGGGGCAGCGACCTCGGCGGACAACCCGTCAACCTGACCTACTCCGACTACTTCAACGGCGGCCTGATCGGTTACGCTCCGACGAGCGGACCGCTGGCAACGTTGCGGATCGAAGGCGGTTACGGTGTCGGACAGCCTTCACTTCAAGGCAATGCTACGCATATCACGCAGCAGCAGCTCTGGGGTCAAGTCAGCTACGACATCATGCCGAAGCACTTGAACATCGGCGCAGCATGGGTCTCGGAAATCGGCAACTCCGAAACGCTCTGGGATCCTTCGGCTCCGATGGTCTATCAGGCATCGGGTAACGGATTCGTGAAAGGTGCCCCCGTGTTGAGCACAATCACGGGTACGCAAGTCACCGGCGCATACTGCGGCATCCAGTTAGCGGCAACGCTGACGACGACGGGCTGCCCGGCGTTCCACGGAACGAACATGACGTTCGGCTCAGTGTTCCTGACCTATCGCATGAGCGATTATCTCCACGTCAACGTTGAAGGCGTGCACCACTTCGGAAACGACCCGTTCACGGGCGCGACGTGGTCACAACCCAACGGCCTCTGGGGCGTCGTGACGCTCGGCAACAACGCCGGCGGAAAAGGCACGCCATGGGGTGACATCGGTTACATCGCGACCGGCTTCAACGGTGAGTCAGTCGAGGGCGGCATCACGTCGACCACGACCTACTTCCCGATCTATGTCGGCAACCCGGCGGGCTACCAGATCGTTTACGGTAGCTTGCACTACAAGATCGCGAACAACGCGGACATTGCGATTATCCTTCAGCGTCATACGATCCTGAACGGTACTGCAATTCCGGCAGGTAGCTCGACGTGCCCCGGATGCTATATCTCCGGCGACACCAAGAACGCTATCTACCTCCAAACGCTCTTCGCGTTCTAA
- a CDS encoding SCO family protein, with protein MLAVGAALILGLAAWAAVQIRAHENLAYDFRLTDQDGKPFRLSDERGHAVAIYFGYTRCTDTCLTTMAHLASARRTMGPAGAQTRVLFVTIDPDHDTPSLLKEYLAHFDPSFVGLTGTRAELAPVYRAYHVAFEVAPKSQRAGDPFEMHTSMVWIIDRNGHPAGFADSSDSTSALAQDLREAS; from the coding sequence TTGTTAGCCGTAGGAGCAGCCTTAATTCTGGGGCTGGCGGCCTGGGCGGCTGTCCAAATCAGGGCCCACGAGAACCTGGCTTACGATTTCCGGTTGACGGACCAGGACGGGAAGCCGTTCCGGCTCTCGGACGAGCGCGGGCATGCCGTCGCGATCTATTTCGGCTACACGCGCTGCACGGACACGTGCTTGACGACCATGGCGCACCTGGCAAGCGCCCGCCGGACAATGGGACCCGCCGGCGCACAGACCCGCGTTCTCTTCGTCACGATCGATCCGGACCACGATACGCCGAGCCTATTAAAGGAATACTTGGCGCACTTCGACCCGTCGTTCGTCGGCCTCACGGGGACCCGGGCCGAGCTTGCGCCCGTCTATCGCGCCTATCACGTTGCGTTCGAGGTGGCGCCGAAATCGCAGCGCGCGGGCGATCCGTTCGAGATGCACACCTCGATGGTTTGGATCATCGATCGCAACGGGCATCCGGCCGGTTTTGCCGATTCGAGCGACTCCACGAGCGCGCTTGCGCAAGATTTGAGGGAAGCTTCGTAG
- a CDS encoding DUF2249 domain-containing protein: MLDLRSTPSWERHGLVLSAFSDMRDHDTLQVIYEYDPLPLRRRFEDAQAQRYVWLQRRLGSEHWEVSLRKLPASANGSIADFMTRCPIFATAAQSTHAALAFAAQSRVLPRKTIIAEQEASWPFLGVVRKGKVFAIVGTPAGREQILFEALETEVFGNNAILDGGSTFSRFATLSDAAEILLFPKLVVLQFAEADSRFALALAASSTQQMRTIVDLVHGHVSKKTIARVASALVPYAPSESGLAPVDPVHLPSLRLTQIAAATGSVKEVVARAVADLELASAIRRVRGRIAYIDRLKLTSFAS, from the coding sequence GTGCTCGACCTCCGCAGCACGCCGTCGTGGGAACGTCACGGTCTCGTCCTTAGCGCGTTCTCCGATATGCGCGACCACGACACGCTGCAAGTGATCTACGAGTACGATCCGCTTCCGCTCCGCCGACGTTTCGAAGATGCGCAGGCACAACGCTACGTTTGGCTGCAGCGGCGGCTCGGTAGCGAACATTGGGAAGTCTCGCTTCGCAAACTGCCGGCATCGGCAAACGGATCGATCGCGGATTTCATGACCCGTTGTCCCATCTTCGCCACCGCCGCGCAATCGACGCACGCTGCTCTTGCGTTCGCCGCGCAGTCGCGCGTGCTTCCACGCAAAACGATCATTGCCGAACAGGAAGCGTCGTGGCCTTTCTTGGGTGTGGTGCGAAAGGGCAAAGTGTTTGCGATCGTTGGAACGCCTGCCGGGCGCGAGCAAATTCTTTTCGAAGCGCTCGAGACCGAAGTCTTCGGCAACAATGCGATTCTCGACGGCGGCTCGACTTTTTCGCGCTTTGCGACACTCTCGGACGCAGCCGAGATCCTGTTGTTCCCGAAATTGGTCGTGCTCCAATTCGCAGAAGCTGATTCGCGTTTTGCGCTTGCGCTCGCGGCATCCTCAACCCAGCAGATGCGTACGATCGTCGATCTCGTGCACGGGCACGTATCGAAGAAAACGATCGCACGCGTCGCAAGTGCGCTCGTTCCATACGCTCCGAGCGAGAGCGGTCTGGCGCCGGTGGACCCCGTTCACTTGCCCTCGTTGCGCCTCACGCAGATCGCGGCGGCCACCGGCAGTGTCAAGGAAGTCGTGGCGCGCGCCGTTGCCGATCTCGAGCTGGCGAGTGCAATTCGTCGTGTACGCGGCCGCATCGCTTATATCGACCGTTTGAAGTTGACCTCATTCGCCTCGTAG
- a CDS encoding CoA ester lyase, translating into MRRSMLFVPANVPRYIERAHERGADAIILDLEDSVPESEKGSARTVLRAAYAGVSRNGADVLVRVNKPFEQLILDLDAAIATGVNGILFPKLETAQELAILDALIHERELAAGLSSGSVGVLCAIESARGVLNVNEIVAECERVERVFGISYGAEDATEELGVETTLEGWERFYGNALSVQAAAAAGVQAYGRLGSAFDFRDLTEYEESAVRSAQFGFKGASCIHPAQVPVLNRAFSPSAEQVERAHKTIELMQEALRGGRASASLNGRMIDTPTLRRAERILERQAAIEQKEARKVAR; encoded by the coding sequence GTGCGGCGTTCGATGTTATTCGTTCCGGCCAATGTTCCGCGTTACATCGAGCGCGCGCACGAACGCGGCGCCGATGCAATCATACTCGATCTCGAAGATTCGGTACCGGAAAGCGAAAAGGGGTCGGCTCGAACCGTGTTGCGTGCGGCATATGCCGGCGTGAGCCGCAATGGCGCCGACGTCTTGGTGCGTGTCAACAAACCGTTCGAGCAGCTCATTTTGGATTTGGACGCCGCGATCGCTACCGGCGTCAACGGGATTCTCTTTCCGAAGCTCGAGACGGCGCAAGAGCTGGCGATTCTCGATGCACTGATCCACGAGCGAGAGCTTGCGGCAGGCCTATCGTCCGGATCGGTCGGCGTGCTGTGCGCGATCGAAAGTGCGCGCGGCGTCTTGAACGTCAACGAGATCGTCGCGGAGTGCGAGCGCGTAGAGCGCGTCTTCGGTATCTCGTACGGCGCAGAAGATGCAACCGAGGAGCTCGGCGTCGAGACCACGCTCGAAGGCTGGGAGCGCTTCTACGGCAACGCGCTTTCGGTGCAAGCCGCTGCGGCAGCCGGAGTTCAAGCCTACGGACGTCTCGGCAGCGCCTTCGATTTTCGCGACTTGACCGAATATGAAGAGTCGGCAGTCCGCTCGGCGCAATTCGGGTTCAAAGGCGCGTCGTGCATTCACCCGGCGCAAGTTCCGGTGCTCAACCGCGCGTTCTCGCCGAGCGCCGAACAAGTCGAGCGCGCGCATAAGACGATCGAGCTGATGCAAGAAGCGTTGCGAGGCGGGCGCGCATCCGCGAGCCTCAATGGGCGCATGATCGATACGCCGACGCTGCGGCGTGCCGAGCGCATTCTGGAACGTCAGGCAGCAATCGAGCAGAAGGAGGCGCGTAAGGTCGCGAGATAG
- a CDS encoding ABC transporter substrate-binding protein, giving the protein MTKRLSLGFVSVIVVAAGIATLFSGMRAHAAPPPIKIGVIVPLTGVSAPSGQAMKAAIELAAKIVNEGNSKDLAPLPLTSSAGLPNLGGATIEPIFADSQGNPSVGQTQAVRLVTQEHVVALFGSYQSGVTKTTSEVAERYGIPFVCGDSVAADLTERGYKTFFRVTPAITEFAKVYMSFFDDLKKQGKNIKTIAVVHENTDYGTAVGDAMEAVTKGTAYQIVARIPYTASATDLSAEVNQLKAKKPDAVLFASYTSDSILFAKTMNELGFTAPAIIGDDSGFVDGTFLKTSSSIMEGAMSRSSWAPPKPGTPAYKINQMYKAMGFDFDTFEAAARDIQGFWVLMDAINRAKSTNPDAVIAALHATNLSPQQLLLPYHGVKFDAKGQNFEGAAIMEQIQGGKYVVVWPASYAQAKLEWPFVGKK; this is encoded by the coding sequence GTGACGAAACGCTTATCGCTCGGGTTCGTTTCGGTTATCGTCGTCGCTGCCGGCATTGCGACGCTTTTCTCCGGAATGCGCGCGCACGCCGCGCCGCCACCCATCAAGATCGGGGTCATCGTTCCGCTGACCGGAGTATCGGCTCCGAGCGGACAGGCGATGAAAGCTGCGATCGAGCTTGCTGCCAAGATCGTCAACGAAGGCAACAGCAAGGATCTCGCTCCGCTACCGTTGACCTCGTCGGCCGGATTACCGAATCTCGGCGGCGCGACGATCGAACCGATCTTTGCGGACAGCCAAGGCAATCCGTCCGTCGGGCAAACGCAAGCCGTGCGTCTGGTCACGCAAGAGCACGTGGTTGCGCTATTCGGCTCGTATCAATCCGGCGTCACGAAGACGACCAGCGAAGTCGCGGAGCGTTACGGGATCCCATTCGTGTGCGGTGATTCCGTCGCAGCCGACCTGACCGAGCGCGGCTACAAGACGTTCTTCCGCGTCACGCCCGCGATTACGGAATTCGCGAAAGTCTACATGTCGTTCTTCGACGATCTGAAGAAGCAAGGCAAAAACATCAAAACGATTGCGGTCGTCCACGAGAACACGGACTACGGAACTGCCGTCGGCGACGCAATGGAAGCCGTAACCAAAGGCACGGCCTATCAAATCGTCGCACGCATCCCGTACACGGCCAGCGCAACCGACCTTTCGGCTGAAGTGAACCAGCTCAAAGCCAAGAAGCCGGACGCGGTGCTCTTCGCGAGCTACACGTCCGACTCGATCCTGTTTGCCAAGACGATGAACGAGCTCGGCTTCACGGCGCCGGCGATCATCGGCGATGATTCAGGATTCGTCGATGGTACGTTCCTGAAAACGTCGTCATCGATCATGGAAGGCGCAATGAGCCGCTCGTCATGGGCGCCGCCCAAACCCGGAACGCCGGCCTATAAGATCAATCAGATGTACAAGGCGATGGGTTTCGACTTCGATACGTTCGAGGCGGCCGCGCGCGACATCCAGGGCTTCTGGGTGCTGATGGACGCGATCAATCGCGCCAAATCGACAAACCCGGATGCGGTCATCGCTGCGTTGCACGCGACGAATCTCTCGCCCCAGCAGCTGCTCTTGCCGTATCACGGAGTGAAGTTCGACGCAAAGGGACAGAACTTCGAGGGCGCAGCCATCATGGAGCAGATTCAGGGCGGCAAGTACGTCGTCGTCTGGCCTGCATCGTACGCGCAAGCCAAGCTCGAGTGGCCGTTCGTCGGCAAGAAGTAA
- a CDS encoding branched-chain amino acid ABC transporter permease, with protein MLLGAVYALISVGLTLIWGMMNVLNFAHGEFVTLGMFTAFLAFSFWHTGPLVFIPLAAIVLFVIGQVVYYALIRDVMRGPMFAQVLATFGLLLFIRYMLFWIFSPNYRTLPSTLLGGTAHIDGLYVSYPKLIAALVAIALTAAVYYLLVRTQIGSQMLAVAEDREAARLMGIDPDRVQALAWGISAACAGVAGALLATFYYISPEVGGTFVLFAFVAVTLGGFGSVPGAMLAGPIIGVVQVATGYYTSPQFAEIAVFTLFILVLWLRPQGLLGRSIGGT; from the coding sequence CTGCTCTTAGGTGCCGTTTACGCGCTGATCTCAGTCGGCTTGACGCTGATCTGGGGGATGATGAACGTCCTCAACTTCGCGCACGGCGAGTTTGTAACGCTCGGCATGTTCACGGCCTTCCTGGCGTTTTCGTTTTGGCATACGGGACCGCTCGTATTCATACCGCTGGCGGCAATCGTGCTTTTCGTCATCGGTCAGGTCGTTTATTACGCGCTGATTCGTGACGTGATGCGCGGCCCGATGTTCGCACAGGTCCTCGCGACGTTCGGCTTGCTGTTGTTCATCCGGTACATGCTCTTCTGGATATTCTCGCCCAACTATCGAACCTTGCCCTCGACGTTGCTGGGCGGTACGGCGCATATCGACGGGTTGTACGTCAGTTATCCGAAGCTGATCGCCGCGCTGGTTGCGATCGCGCTCACCGCCGCCGTATACTATCTCCTGGTTCGCACGCAGATCGGCAGTCAAATGCTCGCAGTCGCGGAAGATCGTGAGGCTGCGCGTTTGATGGGCATCGATCCCGACCGGGTGCAAGCACTGGCGTGGGGAATCTCGGCGGCATGCGCAGGCGTCGCCGGAGCACTGCTTGCAACGTTCTATTATATTTCGCCTGAGGTCGGCGGGACGTTCGTACTGTTCGCATTCGTCGCCGTGACGCTCGGCGGTTTCGGGAGCGTGCCCGGCGCAATGCTGGCCGGACCGATCATCGGTGTCGTGCAGGTCGCGACGGGATACTACACGAGCCCACAATTCGCCGAGATCGCCGTGTTCACGCTGTTCATCTTGGTCTTGTGGCTGCGTCCGCAAGGTCTGCTCGGCCGAAGCATCGGGGGAACATGA
- a CDS encoding branched-chain amino acid ABC transporter permease produces the protein MTRPRLTLIVCALALVVYPFIMTSTFGQRVGVLVLLAALSGTAWNIVGGYAEQVSIGHAVFYGIGAYVPLLFYTQTKGNPVLMIPFAMALAALVALCIGIPTFRLRGHYFSMATLALGELFLLGVTITPALGGASGLSGPVEQNPWELSMRSPLPYYYVLLVALALMIGLVAWLERNRVGYYLRAIQSSERAARSLGVPVYRYKLIALMISAACTALAGSFYALFVGFVNPDSVFGLLVSVQMVIVATLGGAGTLYGPLLGAVILVPTQEWANATFGGGGTGLSYVVYGAVIMVLTRFEPGGLLGLWNRLRFRAAASA, from the coding sequence ATGACGCGGCCGCGTCTCACGCTCATCGTCTGCGCGCTGGCTCTCGTCGTTTACCCGTTCATCATGACGAGCACGTTCGGTCAACGGGTCGGCGTGCTGGTGCTTCTTGCGGCGCTTTCGGGAACCGCTTGGAACATCGTCGGCGGTTACGCAGAACAGGTTTCGATCGGTCACGCCGTGTTCTACGGCATCGGCGCCTACGTGCCGCTGCTCTTCTATACGCAGACTAAGGGCAATCCGGTTCTGATGATTCCGTTTGCCATGGCGCTCGCGGCGCTCGTCGCGCTATGCATCGGAATTCCGACCTTCCGGCTACGCGGGCATTATTTTTCGATGGCGACGCTGGCACTCGGTGAGCTCTTCCTGCTGGGCGTGACGATTACGCCGGCGCTCGGTGGCGCCAGCGGTCTCTCGGGGCCGGTCGAGCAGAATCCGTGGGAACTTTCGATGCGCAGCCCGCTGCCGTACTATTACGTCCTTCTCGTCGCGCTTGCGCTGATGATCGGTCTCGTTGCCTGGCTCGAACGTAACCGCGTCGGTTATTATCTACGCGCCATCCAATCCAGCGAGCGCGCAGCGCGAAGCCTGGGTGTGCCGGTTTATCGCTACAAGCTGATCGCATTGATGATCAGTGCCGCGTGCACGGCGCTGGCAGGGTCGTTCTACGCGCTTTTTGTCGGCTTCGTCAATCCGGACAGCGTTTTCGGACTGCTCGTTTCCGTGCAGATGGTAATCGTCGCAACGCTCGGCGGCGCGGGCACGCTTTACGGCCCGCTGCTTGGGGCTGTGATTCTCGTTCCGACGCAAGAGTGGGCAAATGCTACCTTCGGCGGAGGTGGAACCGGACTGTCGTACGTCGTTTACGGCGCCGTCATCATGGTGCTCACGCGCTTCGAACCCGGCGGCTTGCTCGGTCTTTGGAACCGGTTGCGATTCCGTGCTGCTGCAAGCGCGTAA
- a CDS encoding ABC transporter ATP-binding protein, protein MLLQARNLSKLFGGLAAVNDVSIDVGPNEIVGLIGPNGAGKSTLFNCLAGDYRPTKGSIVFDGVDVTRAEPERRARLGIGRTYQIPLAFGRMSVVDNVAVGAYLRARTRASAIAKAHEILALVGLSERRDAFGATLGTLGRKRLEIARALATGPRVLFLDETLAGLTPVETQEAIELIRRVHSSGIALVIVEHVMEVIMALAQRVVVMDEGKVIASGSAEDVVRDPRVAEAYLGRRAQR, encoded by the coding sequence GTGCTGCTGCAAGCGCGTAATCTTTCGAAGCTGTTCGGCGGTCTCGCTGCGGTCAACGACGTTTCGATCGACGTCGGGCCAAACGAGATCGTCGGCTTGATCGGACCGAACGGCGCAGGAAAATCGACGCTGTTCAACTGTTTGGCCGGCGACTATCGTCCGACGAAGGGTTCGATCGTCTTCGACGGCGTCGACGTAACGCGAGCGGAGCCGGAGCGCCGCGCGCGCCTCGGCATCGGGCGGACGTATCAAATTCCGCTCGCATTCGGGCGCATGAGCGTCGTCGATAACGTTGCGGTCGGGGCGTACCTTCGGGCGCGAACGCGTGCGAGTGCTATTGCGAAGGCTCACGAGATTCTCGCGCTGGTTGGACTCTCGGAGCGTCGCGACGCGTTCGGCGCTACGCTCGGAACGCTTGGACGCAAACGCCTCGAGATCGCACGTGCCCTCGCCACCGGGCCGCGCGTCTTGTTCTTGGATGAAACGCTTGCCGGGCTTACGCCCGTCGAGACCCAGGAAGCGATCGAGCTCATACGGCGCGTCCACTCATCGGGTATCGCGCTCGTGATCGTCGAGCACGTCATGGAAGTCATCATGGCGCTTGCGCAGCGCGTCGTGGTGATGGACGAAGGAAAAGTCATCGCGTCCGGTAGCGCGGAGGACGTCGTGCGCGATCCGCGCGTTGCGGAAGCCTACCTCGGACGGCGAGCACAACGATGA